In Chloroflexota bacterium, the genomic window CGTCCCGATCCCAGATTATACACCTGTCCCGGCTCCCCATGAGTCAACGCCAGCCGATACGCGCGCACCACGTCACGCACATCGCTGAAATCCCGGTAGACGTCGAGGTTGCCCACATAGACTACCGGGGGACGAAGGCCCGCCTCCATCTCGGCGATCTGCTGGGCAAAATCCGGGACGACGAAGCCGAGACGTTGTCGGGGGCCGATATGATTGAAGGGCCGCACCCTCACGGCGAACACCCCATGACTGAGATGATACTGCAACCCCAGGAAATCCTGCGCGATCTTGCTCACCGCGTAGGGATTCAGCGGGCGCAAAGGCGTGTCCTCGGTCACCGGCAGCTGGTCTGGCGAGACGAGCCCGTACTCCTCTCCCGAGCCCACCACCAGCACTCGGCTCTCCAGCCCTAACCGGACGACCGCCTCCAACACGTTCAGCTGCAATCGGATATTCGTCTGTAACGTCCCCCACGGATCGCGGCGCGAGAGGGAGGGCAACGGTTGCGCCGCCAGGTGAAAGATGTAATCCGGCCGGACCTGATCCACGATGTCCATGACCACCTGCAGACGGGACAGTTCCGCCGGATACAGCTCCAGCCGATCCCGCAGATGGGAGATACCGCTGACATCGCCAAAGAGCGTGCCCGCGACGTGCCAGTCCGTCTCTGTCAGGAGATGCTCGGCCAGGTGACTGCCAACAAATCCCGAAATCCCCGTGATGAGTGCCCGTGCCAAGTCTATCCCTCCTGGCCGATAACCTAGCGGTGACCACCTAT contains:
- a CDS encoding GDP-mannose 4,6-dehydratase, encoding MARALITGISGFVGSHLAEHLLTETDWHVAGTLFGDVSGISHLRDRLELYPAELSRLQVVMDIVDQVRPDYIFHLAAQPLPSLSRRDPWGTLQTNIRLQLNVLEAVVRLGLESRVLVVGSGEEYGLVSPDQLPVTEDTPLRPLNPYAVSKIAQDFLGLQYHLSHGVFAVRVRPFNHIGPRQRLGFVVPDFAQQIAEMEAGLRPPVVYVGNLDVYRDFSDVRDVVRAYRLALTHGEPGQVYNLGSGRAYSVRELLERLIALTGMDVEVRVDPQRMRPSEVPRIVADASRFRQRTGWEPRIPLEQSLRDVLDEWRGRVRASTEAS